From the genome of Nocardia sp. NBC_01503, one region includes:
- a CDS encoding phytanoyl-CoA dioxygenase family protein, with protein MKVEQAFPREVADAGRAFLWRETGCDPDDPTTWTQPVIRLVGYGDEPFRQAATAPALQEACDQLVGKGAWVPRKGLGGFPIRFPSAESPGDDGWHIDASFPGEDPADYAKWRINLYSKGRALLMLFLFSDVTAEDAPTRIRVGSHLRLPKVLAPYGEPGAAMFDLLDTYAAASGLPQALATGGAGDVYLCHPFLVHAAQPHHGRTPRFMAQPPLELREPCVLDRPDGAYSPVEQAIRLGLA; from the coding sequence GTGAAGGTCGAGCAGGCCTTCCCGCGCGAAGTGGCCGATGCGGGACGCGCCTTCCTGTGGCGCGAAACCGGTTGTGATCCCGACGATCCCACCACCTGGACACAACCGGTCATCCGGCTGGTGGGGTACGGCGATGAGCCGTTCCGGCAGGCCGCCACCGCGCCCGCGTTACAAGAGGCCTGTGATCAGCTGGTCGGCAAGGGTGCCTGGGTGCCGCGAAAGGGTCTGGGTGGCTTTCCGATTCGCTTCCCCAGCGCGGAGTCACCCGGTGACGACGGCTGGCATATCGATGCCAGCTTCCCCGGCGAGGACCCCGCCGACTACGCCAAATGGCGAATCAACCTCTACTCCAAGGGCAGAGCGCTGCTGATGCTGTTCCTGTTCTCCGACGTCACGGCGGAGGATGCGCCGACCCGTATTCGGGTCGGCTCGCATCTGCGGCTGCCGAAGGTGCTGGCCCCCTACGGGGAACCCGGCGCGGCCATGTTCGATCTGTTGGATACCTACGCCGCCGCCTCCGGCCTGCCGCAGGCGCTGGCCACCGGTGGCGCGGGCGATGTCTACCTGTGCCACCCGTTCCTGGTGCACGCCGCCCAGCCGCATCACGGCCGTACTCCGCGTTTCATGGCGCAACCACCGCTGGAGCTCCGCGAACCGTGCGTCCTGGACCGCCCCGATGGCGCGTATTCGCCTGTGGAACAGGCGATCCGGCTCGGGCTCGCCTGA
- a CDS encoding cysteine dioxygenase, with protein MRSSVLSASPTRLRPADLLRLTDEGAEDVLAGTYDHLLPADGLWPAERRWAVRLLADDEVELWLISWVADIATELHDHAGSLGALTVLSGALSEFRWTGTELRRRTLAAGDQASFPLGWVHDVVRAPAAEADTSGPLDPTLSVHAYSPPLTAMSYYEVTDHGRLRRTRSVLTDQPEGELE; from the coding sequence ATGCGATCTTCTGTTCTTTCCGCTTCCCCCACTCGGCTGCGTCCCGCCGATCTACTGCGTCTGACCGACGAGGGCGCCGAGGATGTGCTGGCGGGCACCTACGATCACCTGCTCCCGGCCGACGGTCTGTGGCCCGCCGAAAGGCGCTGGGCGGTAAGACTTCTCGCCGACGACGAGGTGGAGCTGTGGCTGATCTCCTGGGTCGCCGATATCGCCACCGAATTGCATGATCACGCCGGTTCGCTCGGCGCGCTGACCGTGCTCTCCGGTGCGCTCTCCGAATTCCGCTGGACCGGAACCGAACTGCGCCGCCGTACGCTCGCGGCCGGTGATCAGGCTTCGTTTCCGCTGGGCTGGGTGCATGACGTGGTGCGTGCCCCGGCCGCCGAGGCCGATACTTCCGGCCCGCTCGATCCGACTTTGAGTGTGCACGCCTACTCCCCGCCGCTGACCGCCATGTCCTATTACGAGGTCACCGATCACGGCAGGCTCCGGCGCACTCGTTCCGTCCTCACCGACCAGCCCGAAGGCGAACTCGAATGA
- a CDS encoding LLM class flavin-dependent oxidoreductase, translating into MSMNFGIAHVPRSGSEWVRTAQSAEQQGYGTLLLPDTLYTPSPFPALAAAAAVTTTLHLRPNVIAAPLRTPAVIARETSALQLLSDGRFELGLGTGRPDAAREAEKLGVAWGSAAERRRGLIETIETVRATVRPTPPIIIAAAGPKALVTAADHADRVHLAVDPAATESDLAALVAIVRDHTDRPVAFTLQLVGVGDRIPQYMAAHLGIDPAALRAAGAAALLPADPAAAAESLTHLDEKHGIDELIVPGELAEAFAPILARLS; encoded by the coding sequence ATGAGCATGAACTTCGGCATCGCCCATGTACCCCGCTCCGGATCCGAATGGGTGCGCACCGCACAGAGCGCCGAGCAACAGGGGTATGGCACCCTGCTGCTCCCGGACACGCTGTACACCCCGTCCCCGTTCCCGGCGCTGGCCGCGGCGGCCGCGGTGACGACCACGCTGCACCTGCGCCCCAATGTCATCGCGGCCCCACTGCGGACGCCCGCGGTGATCGCACGCGAAACCTCCGCACTGCAACTGCTCTCCGACGGACGCTTCGAACTCGGCCTCGGCACCGGTCGCCCCGACGCGGCGCGAGAGGCCGAAAAGCTCGGTGTCGCCTGGGGTTCCGCCGCCGAGCGCAGGCGCGGGCTCATCGAAACGATCGAAACCGTACGTGCGACGGTGCGCCCCACCCCGCCGATCATTATCGCCGCCGCCGGTCCCAAAGCCCTGGTGACCGCGGCCGACCACGCGGACCGGGTCCACCTGGCCGTCGACCCCGCCGCCACCGAATCGGATCTGGCGGCACTGGTGGCCATTGTCCGCGATCACACCGACCGACCCGTTGCCTTCACCCTCCAACTGGTCGGCGTGGGCGATCGGATCCCGCAGTACATGGCCGCCCATCTCGGCATCGACCCCGCCGCCCTGCGCGCCGCCGGAGCCGCCGCGCTGCTGCCCGCGGATCCGGCCGCAGCCGCCGAATCGCTCACCCACCTGGATGAGAAGCACGGCATCGACGAACTGATCGTCCCGGGCGAGCTCGCCGAGGCCTTCGCCCCGATCCTCGCCCGACTCAGCTGA
- a CDS encoding FHA domain-containing protein translates to MTAFHGSFLRVKDQEGRQHELMLTPDQPRITIGRSPQADLSLFWDVEVSRLHATAEYLGAHWTIVDDGLSRNGTFINGDRLVGRHRLQPGDVIRMGTSRVTFHDFSGAAGDVTQTSTGGLPTLRSLTETQRAVLIALCRPLRGNDGFASPSSNQQIAAELFLSVDAIKTHLRALFAKFGVEDLPQNQKRVKLANLAMQSGVVSERDL, encoded by the coding sequence GTGACCGCATTCCACGGTTCATTCCTGCGGGTCAAGGATCAAGAGGGCCGTCAGCACGAGCTGATGCTGACCCCGGATCAGCCACGCATCACCATCGGCCGCTCACCCCAGGCCGACCTCTCGCTCTTCTGGGACGTCGAGGTGTCCCGCCTGCACGCGACCGCCGAATATCTGGGCGCGCACTGGACCATCGTGGATGACGGGCTCTCCCGCAATGGCACCTTCATCAACGGGGATCGCCTGGTGGGGCGGCATCGGCTGCAGCCCGGCGATGTTATTCGGATGGGTACCTCGCGGGTCACCTTCCATGATTTCTCCGGTGCCGCAGGCGATGTCACGCAGACCTCCACCGGTGGGCTGCCCACGCTGCGCTCGCTCACCGAAACCCAGCGGGCCGTGCTCATCGCGCTGTGCCGACCGCTGCGCGGCAATGACGGTTTCGCCTCGCCGTCGTCGAATCAGCAGATCGCGGCGGAGCTGTTCCTGAGCGTGGATGCCATCAAGACGCATCTGCGGGCGCTGTTCGCCAAGTTCGGCGTGGAGGATCTGCCGCAGAATCAGAAGCGGGTCAAGCTGGCGAATCTGGCCATGCAGAGCGGTGTGGTGTCCGAGCGGGATCTCTGA
- a CDS encoding rhodanese-like domain-containing protein translates to MTHLTIDGMLAQARERLRRLYPVEIPQAIARGALLVDIRPQAQRLREGTLPGALVIERNVLEWRLDPTSSARLALADDHDREWIIVCSEGYTSSLAASSLQQLGLRRATDLVGGYQALKAAGLLNVAASAPHFEREVATLAWL, encoded by the coding sequence ATGACCCACTTGACGATCGACGGCATGCTCGCCCAGGCGCGTGAGCGGCTGCGACGGCTGTACCCGGTGGAAATTCCGCAGGCCATTGCCCGCGGCGCACTACTGGTGGATATTCGCCCGCAGGCGCAGCGCCTGCGCGAGGGCACCCTACCGGGCGCACTGGTGATCGAGCGCAATGTGCTCGAATGGCGTTTGGACCCCACCAGCAGTGCCCGGCTGGCCCTCGCCGACGACCACGACCGCGAATGGATCATCGTCTGCTCGGAGGGTTACACCTCCTCTTTGGCGGCCTCTTCGCTACAGCAGCTGGGACTGCGCCGGGCGACCGATCTGGTCGGCGGATATCAGGCCCTGAAAGCGGCCGGACTGCTCAATGTGGCGGCCAGCGCTCCGCACTTCGAGCGCGAGGTGGCGACACTCGCCTGGCTCTGA
- a CDS encoding ATP-dependent Clp protease ATP-binding subunit codes for MFERFTDRARRVVVLAQEEARMLNHNYIGTEHILLGLIHEGEGVAAKSLESLGISLEGVRSQVEEIIGQGQQAPSGHIPFTPRAKKVLELSLREALQLGHNYIGTEHILLGLIREGEGVAAQVLVKLGADLNRVRQQVIQLLSGYQGKEPVEGSGTRSESGTPSTSLVLDQFGRNLTQAALEGKLDPVIGRSKEIERVMQVLSRRTKNNPVLIGEPGVGKTAVVEGLAQAIVNGEVPETLKDKQLYTLDLGSLVAGSRYRGDFEERLKKVLKEINTRGDIILFIDELHTLVGAGAAEGAIDAASILKPKLARGELQTIGATTLDEYRKYIEKDAALERRFQPVQVGEPTVEHTINILKGLRDRYEAHHRVSITDGALVAAATLADRYINDRFLPDKAIDLIDEAGARMRIRRMTAPPDLREFDDKIADARREKESAIDAQDFEKAARLRDKEKQLVAKRAEREKQWRSGDLDVVAEVDDEQIAEVLANWTGIPVFKLTEEETTRLLRMEDELHKRIIGQEDAVRAVSKAIRRTRAGLKDPKRPSGSFIFAGPSGVGKTELSKALANFLFGDDDALIQIDMGEFHDRFTASRLFGAPPGYVGYEEGGQLTEKVRRKPFSVVLFDEIEKAHQEIYNTLLQVLEDGRLTDGQGRTVDFKNTVLIFTSNLGTSDISKAVGLGFAQSNVEGSNYERMKLKVNDELKKHFRPEFLNRIDDVIVFHQLTQDQIIQMVDLMIGRVAKQLKNKDMEIELTEQAKSLLAKRGFDPVLGARPLRRTIQREIEDQLSEKILFGELGAGQIVSVDVEGWDGEGQGDKAKFTFTSRAKLTKKDATPEEPVVVAGEAAAVGE; via the coding sequence ATGTTCGAGAGGTTCACCGACCGCGCGCGGCGGGTCGTTGTCCTGGCCCAAGAAGAGGCCCGGATGCTCAACCACAACTACATCGGCACCGAGCACATCCTGCTGGGCCTGATCCACGAGGGTGAGGGCGTCGCAGCGAAGTCGCTGGAGTCGCTGGGCATTTCGCTGGAGGGTGTGCGGTCGCAGGTCGAGGAGATCATCGGGCAGGGCCAGCAGGCGCCGTCCGGTCACATCCCCTTCACCCCGCGTGCCAAGAAGGTTCTCGAGCTGTCACTGCGCGAGGCGCTGCAGCTCGGCCACAACTACATCGGCACCGAGCACATTCTGCTCGGCCTGATCCGCGAGGGTGAGGGCGTCGCGGCGCAGGTGCTGGTCAAGCTGGGCGCGGATCTGAATCGCGTGCGCCAGCAGGTTATTCAGCTGCTCTCGGGTTACCAGGGCAAGGAGCCGGTCGAGGGTTCGGGCACGCGTAGTGAGTCGGGCACGCCGTCCACCTCGCTGGTGCTGGACCAGTTCGGCCGCAACCTGACCCAGGCCGCGCTCGAAGGCAAGCTCGACCCGGTCATCGGCCGCTCGAAGGAGATCGAGCGCGTCATGCAGGTGCTGTCGCGCCGCACCAAGAACAACCCGGTGCTGATCGGCGAGCCCGGTGTCGGTAAGACCGCCGTGGTCGAGGGCCTGGCACAGGCCATCGTCAATGGCGAGGTGCCGGAGACGCTGAAGGATAAGCAGCTGTACACCCTCGACCTGGGTTCCCTGGTCGCGGGCAGCCGCTACCGCGGTGATTTCGAGGAGCGCCTGAAGAAGGTGCTCAAGGAGATCAACACCCGCGGCGACATCATTCTGTTCATCGACGAGCTGCACACCCTGGTGGGTGCGGGCGCGGCCGAGGGCGCCATCGACGCGGCCTCGATCCTCAAGCCCAAGCTGGCTCGCGGTGAGTTGCAGACCATCGGTGCGACCACCCTCGACGAGTACCGCAAGTACATCGAGAAGGATGCCGCGCTGGAGCGTCGTTTCCAGCCGGTGCAGGTCGGCGAGCCGACGGTCGAGCACACCATCAACATCCTCAAGGGTCTGCGCGACCGCTACGAGGCGCACCACCGGGTCTCCATCACCGATGGCGCACTGGTCGCGGCTGCCACCCTGGCGGATCGCTACATCAACGATCGGTTCCTGCCGGACAAGGCGATCGACCTCATCGACGAGGCGGGCGCGCGCATGCGCATCCGCCGGATGACCGCACCGCCGGACCTGCGCGAATTCGACGACAAGATCGCCGACGCCCGCCGCGAGAAGGAAAGCGCCATCGACGCGCAGGACTTCGAGAAGGCAGCCCGCCTGCGTGACAAGGAGAAGCAGCTCGTCGCCAAGCGGGCCGAGCGCGAAAAGCAGTGGCGCTCGGGCGATCTGGACGTCGTGGCCGAGGTCGACGATGAGCAGATCGCGGAGGTGCTGGCCAACTGGACCGGTATCCCGGTCTTCAAGCTCACCGAGGAGGAGACCACCCGTCTGCTCCGCATGGAGGATGAGCTGCACAAGCGGATCATCGGGCAAGAGGACGCCGTCCGTGCAGTGTCGAAGGCGATTCGCCGCACTCGCGCCGGTCTGAAGGACCCGAAGCGTCCGTCGGGCTCGTTCATCTTCGCCGGTCCGTCCGGTGTCGGTAAGACCGAGCTCTCCAAGGCGCTGGCGAACTTCCTGTTCGGCGATGACGACGCGCTCATCCAGATCGATATGGGCGAGTTCCACGACCGCTTCACCGCTTCGCGTCTGTTCGGTGCCCCTCCGGGCTACGTCGGCTACGAAGAGGGTGGCCAGCTGACCGAGAAGGTGCGGCGCAAGCCGTTCTCGGTGGTGCTGTTCGACGAGATCGAGAAGGCCCACCAGGAGATCTACAACACCCTGTTGCAGGTCCTCGAGGATGGTCGCCTGACCGACGGTCAGGGTCGCACGGTGGACTTCAAGAACACCGTCCTGATCTTCACCTCGAACCTCGGTACCTCCGATATCTCGAAGGCGGTCGGCCTCGGCTTCGCTCAGAGCAATGTCGAGGGCTCGAACTACGAGCGGATGAAGCTCAAGGTCAACGACGAGCTGAAGAAGCACTTCCGCCCCGAGTTCCTGAACCGCATCGACGATGTCATCGTCTTCCACCAGCTGACCCAGGATCAGATCATCCAGATGGTGGACCTGATGATCGGCCGCGTCGCCAAGCAGCTCAAGAACAAGGATATGGAGATCGAGCTGACCGAGCAGGCCAAGAGCCTGCTCGCCAAGCGCGGCTTCGATCCGGTGCTCGGTGCCCGTCCGCTGCGTCGCACCATCCAGCGTGAGATCGAGGACCAGCTGTCGGAGAAGATCCTCTTCGGCGAGCTGGGCGCCGGTCAGATCGTGTCGGTGGATGTCGAGGGTTGGGACGGCGAAGGCCAGGGCGATAAGGCGAAGTTCACCTTCACCTCGCGGGCCAAGCTCACCAAGAAGGACGCCACTCCCGAGGAGCCGGTCGTCGTGGCGGGCGAGGCTGCCGCCGTCGGCGAGTAG
- a CDS encoding anthrone oxygenase family protein: MFALRIAALAAATLSTGLIAGLFYGYVNSVMPALGQTDDRTLIDVMQRINVIIVNPLFMLLFMGTVGFTVLAAALHLGKDARTTLLWIGIAVVLNVIAFAVTSGLNVPLNNQLAAAGDPSQIGDLAAVRAQFETSWVRWNIVRAVLHALAFVALIGALFTAGVQHGRANAVAAPANPAVATGPAYQQPRGGFVAPVAIQQPQRFAPAPQPGVAPRQW; this comes from the coding sequence ATGTTCGCTCTTCGTATTGCCGCGCTGGCGGCGGCGACCCTCTCGACCGGCCTGATCGCCGGTCTCTTCTACGGCTACGTGAACTCGGTGATGCCCGCCCTGGGGCAGACCGATGATCGCACCCTGATCGACGTCATGCAGCGCATCAACGTCATCATCGTCAACCCCCTGTTCATGCTGCTGTTCATGGGCACCGTCGGTTTCACGGTGCTGGCGGCGGCGCTGCACCTGGGCAAGGATGCCCGCACCACGCTGCTGTGGATCGGAATCGCCGTGGTGCTCAATGTGATTGCCTTCGCGGTGACCTCGGGGCTGAATGTGCCGCTGAACAACCAGTTGGCCGCGGCGGGTGATCCGTCCCAGATCGGTGATCTGGCGGCGGTGCGGGCACAGTTCGAAACCTCCTGGGTGCGTTGGAATATCGTGCGCGCCGTGCTGCACGCGCTGGCCTTCGTGGCGCTGATCGGCGCGCTGTTCACGGCGGGTGTGCAGCACGGTAGGGCGAACGCGGTTGCGGCTCCGGCGAATCCCGCGGTGGCGACGGGCCCGGCGTACCAGCAGCCCCGGGGCGGCTTCGTTGCTCCGGTGGCGATCCAGCAGCCGCAGCGTTTCGCTCCGGCGCCGCAGCCGGGTGTCGCGCCTCGCCAGTGGTGA
- a CDS encoding type III pantothenate kinase, which translates to MLLTIDVRNTSIELGLFSGSGDHAKLVRQWRTHTNPLITADEFALQVRGLIGADAEQVIGVSALSTVPPVLRELREMLGRYWGHVPNVLVEPGVRTGIPLLVDNPKEVGADRIVNCLAAFHRYQSPAIVVDFGTAICVDLVSAKGEFLGGIIAPGVEISTEALVERSALRRAELTRPRSVVGKNSMECMQSGAVFGFAGLVDGLIDRIRDEFDAFSGDDVAIVATGATAPLIVPESETIEHHEPHLTLDGLRLVYERNQQQRRARQ; encoded by the coding sequence ATGCTGCTGACCATCGACGTCCGCAATACCAGCATCGAACTGGGTCTGTTCTCCGGCAGCGGAGATCACGCGAAGCTGGTGCGGCAGTGGCGAACTCATACCAATCCGCTGATCACCGCGGATGAATTCGCGCTGCAGGTGCGGGGTTTGATCGGTGCGGACGCCGAACAGGTGATCGGGGTCTCCGCACTGTCGACGGTGCCGCCGGTGCTGCGCGAACTCCGGGAAATGCTCGGCCGCTACTGGGGTCATGTTCCGAATGTTTTGGTGGAACCCGGTGTGCGAACCGGTATTCCGCTACTGGTGGACAATCCCAAGGAGGTGGGCGCGGACCGAATTGTGAACTGCCTGGCCGCTTTTCACCGCTATCAATCTCCAGCGATCGTGGTCGATTTCGGTACCGCGATCTGTGTGGATCTGGTCTCGGCCAAGGGGGAATTCCTCGGCGGCATCATCGCGCCCGGTGTGGAGATTTCCACCGAGGCGCTGGTGGAGCGCAGTGCGCTGCGCCGGGCCGAGTTGACTCGCCCGCGTTCGGTGGTCGGTAAGAACAGTATGGAATGTATGCAGTCCGGTGCGGTCTTCGGTTTCGCCGGCCTGGTGGATGGCCTGATCGATCGAATTCGAGATGAATTCGACGCCTTCTCCGGCGACGATGTGGCGATCGTGGCGACGGGTGCGACCGCGCCGCTGATCGTGCCCGAATCGGAGACCATCGAGCATCACGAACCACATCTGACCCTGGATGGTCTGCGCCTGGTCTACGAGCGCAATCAGCAGCAGCGCCGGGCCCGCCAGTAA
- a CDS encoding histone-like nucleoid-structuring protein Lsr2, whose protein sequence is MAKKVTVSLIDDVDGESIADETIEFAIDGVSYEIDLSTANASKLRDGLEVWVANARRVSGRRRTKAAATATAGPKSRVSIDREQSAAIREWARRNGHKVSARGRISADITEAYNKAAAKN, encoded by the coding sequence ATGGCAAAGAAGGTCACCGTTAGCCTGATCGACGATGTCGACGGTGAGTCCATCGCGGACGAGACCATCGAGTTCGCAATCGATGGCGTCTCGTACGAGATCGACTTGTCGACGGCTAATGCGTCCAAGCTGCGGGACGGTCTGGAGGTTTGGGTTGCCAACGCGCGTCGCGTGAGCGGCCGTCGCCGGACGAAGGCCGCGGCCACCGCGACCGCCGGTCCGAAGAGCCGGGTTTCGATCGATCGCGAACAAAGCGCGGCGATTCGTGAATGGGCGCGTCGTAATGGACACAAGGTTTCTGCTCGTGGTCGTATCTCCGCGGACATCACGGAGGCCTACAACAAGGCCGCTGCGAAGAACTAG
- the lysS gene encoding lysine--tRNA ligase — translation MRIRREKRERLLAEGREAYPVVVGRTHSLAEIRAAYPELESDTQTGLIAGVAGRVIFMRNTGKLCFATLQEGDGTKLQAMISLNGVGAESLAAWKSDVDLGDFVFVHGEVISSRTGELSVMADAWEMAAKSLRPLPVAHKEMNEESRVRQRYVDLIIRPEAREMARTRIAAVRALRDALERRGFLEVETPMLQTIHGGAAARPFETHSNALDMELFLRIAPELFLKRCVVGGIEKVFEINRNFRNEGADSTHSPEFAMLETYEAYGTYDDSAKMMRELIQEVAQSVYGTQVVTLADGTEYDLSGEWTTVEMYPSLSESIGVEVTPETSVPELLALADRVGLEIPQDKGYGHGKLVEELWEHVYGDKLYAPTFVRDFPVETSPLTRQHRSKPGVTEKWDLYVRGFELATGYSELVDPVIQRERFEDQARLAAAGDDEAMRLDEDFLAAMEHGMPPTTGTGMGIDRLLMALTGLGIRETILFPIVRPASR, via the coding sequence ATGCGGATTCGCCGCGAGAAGCGGGAGCGGTTGCTGGCGGAGGGTCGTGAGGCTTATCCGGTGGTTGTCGGCCGCACGCACAGCCTCGCCGAAATTCGCGCCGCGTATCCGGAACTGGAGTCCGATACCCAGACCGGTCTGATCGCCGGTGTCGCCGGTCGCGTCATTTTCATGCGTAATACCGGCAAACTGTGTTTCGCCACCCTGCAAGAGGGTGACGGCACCAAGTTGCAGGCGATGATCAGCCTCAATGGTGTCGGCGCGGAGTCCCTCGCGGCCTGGAAGTCCGATGTGGACCTCGGTGATTTCGTCTTCGTGCACGGTGAGGTGATCTCCTCGCGCACGGGCGAATTGAGTGTGATGGCCGATGCGTGGGAGATGGCGGCCAAGTCGCTGCGCCCGCTGCCGGTGGCGCACAAGGAGATGAACGAGGAGTCCCGCGTCCGGCAGCGGTACGTGGACCTGATCATTCGCCCGGAGGCCCGGGAGATGGCCCGCACCCGTATCGCCGCGGTGCGCGCGCTGCGAGATGCGTTGGAGCGCAGGGGTTTCCTGGAGGTGGAGACTCCGATGCTGCAGACGATCCACGGTGGTGCGGCGGCCCGCCCGTTCGAGACGCACTCCAATGCCTTGGATATGGAGTTGTTCCTGCGTATCGCTCCGGAGTTGTTCCTGAAGCGGTGTGTGGTCGGTGGTATCGAGAAGGTTTTCGAGATCAACCGGAACTTCCGAAACGAGGGTGCGGACTCCACGCATTCGCCGGAGTTCGCAATGCTGGAAACCTACGAGGCGTACGGAACGTACGATGATTCCGCGAAGATGATGCGCGAATTGATCCAGGAAGTGGCGCAGTCCGTCTACGGCACGCAGGTGGTCACTCTCGCTGATGGAACTGAATACGATCTGTCGGGTGAGTGGACGACGGTCGAGATGTACCCGTCGCTGTCGGAGTCGATCGGTGTGGAGGTCACGCCGGAAACGTCTGTTCCGGAATTGCTGGCACTCGCTGATCGAGTAGGTCTGGAAATTCCGCAGGACAAGGGCTACGGTCACGGCAAACTGGTCGAGGAACTGTGGGAGCACGTGTACGGCGACAAGCTGTACGCGCCGACTTTCGTTCGCGACTTCCCGGTGGAGACCTCGCCGCTGACCCGTCAGCATCGGAGCAAGCCCGGGGTTACCGAGAAGTGGGACCTGTACGTGCGCGGCTTCGAACTCGCCACCGGATATTCCGAACTCGTTGATCCGGTCATCCAGCGTGAACGATTCGAGGATCAGGCGCGTTTGGCCGCCGCGGGCGACGATGAGGCCATGCGGCTGGACGAGGACTTCCTTGCCGCGATGGAGCACGGTATGCCTCCGACGACCGGAACGGGTATGGGAATCGATCGGTTGCTGATGGCCCTGACTGGCTTGGGAATCCGAGAAACGATACTCTTTCCAATTGTGCGTCCAGCATCTCGTTGA
- a CDS encoding esterase/lipase family protein, with amino-acid sequence MRAAPLRRSPGSLLVMAILAILSLGVSGTARADFPVDYNFFAGIPYELTNPGGSLPGANNWACKVTAAHPDPVVLIHGTAGGAQTNWGAYAPLLANEGYCVYALTYGSLDVPWPLSAMGGMKPIPESAAQLGAFVDRVLAATGAAKVDFIAHSQGNTVGNYFIKRLGGSGKVDKFVAIAPPWLGIFGDQMDVMRAFGKQLGADANSVDNMISMGVCQACPEMLGGSQFIRDLNADGVYDPTVTYTNLASNFDEGVVPSVALVPAPNAINIRVQDSCAMDFSDHMAIAGSPRVATWALNALDPAHPRPVSCEFIPPFTG; translated from the coding sequence ATGCGTGCTGCGCCGCTGCGTCGTTCGCCGGGATCTTTACTTGTCATGGCGATACTGGCCATCCTGTCCCTGGGGGTGAGCGGCACCGCCCGCGCCGACTTCCCGGTGGACTACAACTTCTTCGCGGGTATCCCGTACGAACTGACCAATCCGGGCGGTTCCCTGCCCGGGGCCAACAACTGGGCCTGCAAAGTCACTGCGGCGCATCCGGATCCGGTGGTGCTCATCCACGGCACCGCGGGCGGTGCGCAGACCAACTGGGGCGCCTACGCTCCGCTGCTGGCCAATGAGGGCTATTGCGTCTACGCGCTCACCTACGGCAGTCTCGATGTGCCGTGGCCGCTGTCGGCCATGGGCGGAATGAAGCCGATTCCCGAGAGCGCCGCCCAGCTGGGCGCGTTCGTGGACCGGGTGCTGGCCGCGACGGGCGCCGCCAAGGTCGACTTCATCGCGCATTCGCAGGGCAATACCGTCGGGAACTACTTCATCAAGCGGCTCGGGGGCTCGGGCAAGGTGGACAAGTTCGTCGCCATCGCCCCGCCCTGGCTGGGCATCTTCGGTGATCAGATGGATGTCATGCGCGCCTTCGGCAAGCAGCTCGGCGCGGATGCCAACAGTGTCGACAACATGATCAGCATGGGTGTCTGCCAGGCCTGCCCGGAGATGCTGGGCGGTTCGCAGTTCATTCGCGATCTGAACGCCGACGGGGTGTACGACCCCACCGTCACCTATACCAATCTGGCCTCGAATTTCGACGAGGGCGTCGTCCCGTCGGTCGCGCTGGTGCCCGCGCCGAACGCGATCAACATCCGCGTGCAGGACTCGTGCGCGATGGATTTCTCCGACCATATGGCCATCGCGGGCAGTCCACGCGTTGCCACCTGGGCGCTGAACGCGCTGGACCCGGCACATCCGCGCCCGGTCTCGTGCGAGTTCATCCCACCCTTCACCGGGTAA
- a CDS encoding vWA domain-containing protein → MTNPDLTLIAVLLDRSGSMQSIKSDTEGGFDAYIEQQRPVPKRIEVTLAQFDTEYEVVYANRPLAQVPPLRLQPRGMTALYDAVGKLITDVGAELAARAEENRPGTVIVVVMTDGHENSSKEWSHTAVKSLITQQQDTWNWNFLFLGANMDAVAIGTDMGFSPRQSITYAAAPQGVSGVFKAASAYSARLQADDDADIPSFMRRGFTDAEREQSNPGE, encoded by the coding sequence ATGACCAATCCTGACCTCACGCTCATAGCGGTGCTGCTGGACCGCTCGGGCTCCATGCAGTCCATCAAGTCCGATACCGAGGGCGGTTTCGACGCCTATATCGAGCAGCAGCGCCCGGTGCCCAAGCGGATCGAGGTCACCCTCGCGCAGTTCGATACCGAATACGAAGTGGTGTACGCGAATCGGCCGCTCGCGCAGGTGCCGCCGTTGCGTCTGCAGCCGCGCGGTATGACCGCCCTCTATGACGCCGTCGGCAAGCTGATCACCGATGTCGGCGCGGAGCTGGCCGCACGCGCCGAGGAGAACCGACCGGGCACGGTCATCGTGGTGGTCATGACCGACGGCCACGAGAATTCCAGCAAAGAGTGGTCGCACACCGCGGTCAAGTCGCTCATCACCCAGCAGCAGGACACCTGGAACTGGAACTTCCTGTTCCTCGGCGCGAATATGGACGCCGTCGCCATCGGCACCGATATGGGCTTCTCGCCGCGCCAATCCATTACCTATGCGGCCGCGCCGCAGGGCGTTTCGGGCGTCTTCAAGGCCGCCTCGGCCTACTCCGCCCGGTTGCAGGCGGACGACGATGCCGACATTCCCAGCTTCATGCGTCGTGGCTTCACCGACGCGGAGCGCGAGCAATCCAACCCCGGTGAGTGA